The Streptomyces laurentii region AGCGGGCCACATGGTCGCCCGCGTCGGGCACGCCCGTCTGGCGGGCGGTCTCCTTCGACCAGGGGTCGTTGACCGTGGCCGAGATCGGGGTCGCACCGTCGTAGGTGACCTGCTCGCGCAGGCTGCCGTTGTACTGGTCGCTGTCCTTGATGGTCGCGGCGCCGAGCGCGGGCTGGGCCGCCGGGGCGACCGACACGGACTTGGTGGTGCCGTCCTTGTTGGGGTCGCCGTCCATGCCCTGCATGTACAGGGAGACCGACTTGGAGCGAGGTGAGACGTTGCGCGAGCCCTTGTAGACCGTGACCTCGCGGTAGCCTCGCCAGTCCGACCAGGTGCGCTCGGCCTTCGGGGTGAACGGGTCGTCGTTGTAGTGCCAGGCGGCGCCACTGTAGACGTACTCGTTCTCGACGTCGGGGTTCTGTCCGGCAGGGTCGGACGTGACGACGGCGTTCACACGGTACTTGTGGAACCAGTCGACCGAGGCGTCCGCGGCGCCGTTGATGTTCCAGAACACCGGGTAGCAGCTACGGGTGTTGCTGTCCTGGGGCGCGGTGAGGACCTGGGTCCGGACGCACTCGGGTGCGGACAGATCGACGCTGGTGAGCGCACCGGTCTCCGTGGTGATGGTGGAGATGCGCGGCCGGGTCAAAGGCAGGATGTCGTCCGTGCCGTCGACGCGGTTCGGGCGCATCTGGTAGGTGAACGACACGGGGTTCACCGCGATGGGCGTCGTCCCGGTCCTGCCCGTCCGCTTGATGGACTGCAGCGTCAGCACCTGGTCGGAAGAATCTCCGATGTCGCCGCCGTCCAGGAACCTCTGGGTGAACTCCCAGCTGTCGACCGGGTCGTACGCCTTGGTCGTGTCATTCCAGGAGAAGGTGTCGACGCTGGTCAGCCGCTTGCGGGTGAAGAACGACGGAGACGCGCTCAGGCATTCGGTGGAGTCCTTGGCACACAGGGCGTCGAACGGCACATCGGGCCAGTTGTCCGCGGTCGCCTTCGTCAACGACGAACAGTCGGCCGCCGTACACCGCTCCGCGTATCCGAAGGAGACCTTCGCGTCGGCCTTGTCCGTGAACAGCTCGCCCTTGCGCAGGCCGTACGTGATCTCTCTGAGCCGTCCACTGCGGACGTACTCGGTGTCGGCCTTCGCCGCCTTGTTCTTGTTGTAGTAGTTGGTGTCCTTGTCGTACCAATACGTCGAGGCGTTGCCTCGGGTGTCCACGACGTAGTCGAGGTTCCAGCGCCACGCCTGGTTGACCACGCGGCCGGCGAAGGTCGTGCCCGCCGAGTAGCCGGGTTCCCCCGCGTCGTCGCCGAAGACCGGCACCGTCCAGGTGGAGTTCGTGCGCTGGGTGGTGGCGCCGTCGAGCTTGTCCTGGCCGAAGACGTACGTGGTGCCGTCGCCGGTGACGACCTTCCAGTACTCGCCGTCGTCGTCCCCGTTGGTGGCGCCCGTGAGCCGGGTCACCTTCGACGCGTCGTCGTTCTCCAGCTTCCAGACGCCGGCTGTCGCCGTCTTCACGAGCCGGCCGGACTTGCCGTTGAGGACCAGCCGGGCGTTGTCGTACGTCCAGCAGCGGTCGGCGACGTCCTTCTGGCCGTCGTCGTCACAACTTCCGTACGTACGCTCGATGTACGAGTCGGTGAGGCTGAATCCCTCACCGACGGACGTCGGCTGGTTGTTGCTGGTGGACGTGCGGCCGTCGATGCTGCCGGAGTCGTACGAGAGGGACAGGGCCGGGGTGGGTCCCGCCGCGGCAGGTGGCACGGACAGGCCGTACGACCACGTGAACGATCCCGAGCTGCCGCCGGCGGCCCAGGAGGAGGAGTTGGCGAGCGGGGTGGCGCTGTAGTCACCGGTGCCCTTCGCCGACTGGCCGCTCCCCGAGGTCGTGAGGGCCAGCACCGTGGCGCCTCCGGTGGAGGTGCCCAGCTGGGTGGCAACGCCGTCGGGGCTTGTGTCGAGGGTGACGTCGGCCGAGACAGTGTGGTCCTGGACGTCGTTGCGGGAGCCGAGCGGCACCCGCGTCCGGCACTTCGCCTTCTCGGGTGTGACGAGGGCACATTCCGGGAGCCGTACAAGCTGGAGCCGACCGGACCAGCCGCCGCCGACGGCCGAGGCGAAGGCCCCGTAGTCGATGCCGACCCTGGCCTTGCCGGAGTCTTCGGTGTGGGCTTCGGCGGTGAACACGACGCCGGTGATGCCGAGCCGCTCGGCCGCCTTCTGGTCGAGGACGGTGACGGTGGCGTCGGTGCCCTTCGCGAGCGCGTCCTTGCCGGAGACCGTGGTGACGGTCACGGGCAGCCCGCCGGGGGAGGCGGTAGCGGTGGATTCGGTGGCGGCCTTGCCGAGCTTCAGACCGGCCCGCCCGGCCTTCGGCCAGTCACCGCCGTTCCGTGCCTCGGATCGGGCACGCTCGGCCTGAGCCGCGTTGGCACCGGCCTCCTTGGCCCGCCGCTCACGGGCCCGCTTCGCGCCCAGCCCGGTCACGGGCTTGACCTTGCTGACGCGTTGCGGAGCCAGGTCAGGACGCCCCAGACCGGTCTTCCCGGTGTCCGCCGCGGCGATCGGCGCCAGGCCCACGGGTATCGAGAGTGCGAGGGCGAGCGGCAGCACCACGAGGGCTCGGCTGCGTCTGCGGCGGGCCCTGCCTCGCCGTGTCTTCGGACTGCTCATGCCAAAGAACACAGACATCTCCCTTCCTTGATCGCGGATCGATGAAGTCGTATGAGGTCATGCGGGATCGAGCGCGTCCGCGCTCGTTTCAGAGTTCGCTTCAGAGTTCGCTTCAGAGTTCGAGCCGGGCACCACCACGCGTGCGGGTGGCGCCCGGCCCTGTCCTGTGGCTCGGTCAGGAGCCGATCTGCGCGTCGATCTGGTTCTCGTTGTTCATGGCGCCGACCCAGACGCGCACATCCGACACATCGGCCGGCAGATAGTTCCCGTACGCCGTACCCGCCGGGCCCTTGCCGACGGCGATCTCGCCGGTTCCGGCCTGGGCGACGTAGCTCGTCCAGTCACCGTTCTGCGCGGTTCCGACCCGAAGCGCGATCTTGTGGCGCCGGGCATCGTAGATACCGGTCAGCCGGACCGTGGCGCCGAGGACGGCCTCTTCGTCCGACTCGACGAAACTGGTGAGGGTGTCACCGTCGGGACCCAGGCGGCCGAAGCGCCAGTAGCCGACGACGACTTCCTTCTCCTCCAGAGTCTCCGGGTCGATCACACGCTGGCTCTTGGTCCGCTTGAACCACAGCCCCCACGAGGAGCCGTCGCTGGTCCGCTCGCCAACGACCTGACCGGTATAGCCGTCGGCCTTCTTGAGCATGTCGGCGGTCCTCACCTCGACCTGCGTCGAGACGGTGAACGAACCCGAGTCGTCCAGAACGGGGCCCTTCGCGAGCGCGCCTCCCTTCACACCGTCGAACGCCATCGCCTCACCAGAGACGGCCGCGCCGTCCTTGAGCTCCAGGGGCCGCTTGTATCCGGAGGTGTCGGGCACCGAGGTGGCACCGGCTGCGAGATCCTCGGCGGACCAGTCGGCGACCAGCTCGACTCCGGTCATGCCCCCAGGCAGGAGCACCTCCGCCTCCTCGGCGATCTCCCCGTCGACCAGGGCGCGCTGCCAGGCGGCGACTTCGTCGATGTCGCCCTTCCAGTAGTCGGTGTACGAGCCTCGCCACCACACACGGCCTATCTGCATGCGGCCGGACGACATCCACGACGGGGGGACCGTATAGCTGCCCTGGAACTCCCCGTTCACGTACAGCTTGATCAGCTTGGCGCTGCTGTCGTAGACCGCTGCCAGATGAGTCCACGCCCCCAGGACGGCCGGACGCTTGGACTGAACGAACTGATTGCTGATGTCCCCGTCCGAGGCGTCCTTCGGAGACGTTCGGAGTTCCCACTTCTTGGATTCGGCACGGTAGCCGAGATAGAACGCGCTGTACCAACCACCGCTCATGAGCGGGTCCTGGCCGAGCGCGGTCGCGTTCTTGCTGTCGTCCGTCAGGCGGACCCAGGCAGACACCGTGTACGACGATCCGGTACCCAGGACGGGTCCGCTGGTGGCCGCGTAGCCCGTGTCGCCGGGGAGGGCGAGGCCCTTGTCGGTCTCGGGGGAAGCCTTCGGTATTCCTTGGACATCGTGCGTGATGACACCCCGGCGGCCGAGGCCGCTGCGGACGGCGCCGCCCGCGGGAGTGGCGTCGGCGGATCCGCCCGTGGGAGCGCTGTCGAGAGCGGCGCCGGACGCCTCGTCGAAGCGCCAGCGGCCGACCGGGTCGGCTCCGGTGGCCACCCTGAAGTCGACGGACGCGGTCGCACCAGGCCGCCCCAGGGTGTCCGTCGCCTTCACCTCAAGGGTGTAGGTGCCGGAGGCAGGCGGCGTGACGGTCGTCTTGAGCACGCCCGCCGGCAGGCTGATCCACCCGGTGGCGGGGACGAGGCGGTAGTCGTACCGCTTGTTGTTGGTGTCCTTCGCGTCGCCGGGACCGAAGGTGAAGCCTCCGCTCACTCCTGGGGCACCGGCGGCCGGACACTCGGGCTTGTCGCGCGGGCACTCGACATACGGGCCGTCGAAGGTGATCTTCGGCGCCTTGGGAGCGGACGGGTCGACCTTGAAGTAGCACCAGTCCGCGTAGGCGGAGGACTGCGAGAGGACACCATCGTCCCGGTAGGCCCGCGTGAGCGAGCTGTAGCGGTACAACGGGCCCTCGGCAAGGGCACTGGACCAGGTGATCGTGGTCTTGGCGTTGTCGCCCTTGTAGCCGGTGGAAGGCCCGTCAACGCCTGAGCCCGACCAGGTCTTGTCGGCGGCCTGCTTCTCGACACGGAACCCGGCCCTCAGCTTGGCGCCGCTCTCGCCGCCCGCAGCGGTCTGCGGTGTCGAGTTCAGTGTCGGATTCACCTCGTCGATGGTCGTCGGTTCGGCAGCGTTCGTGCTACACACCAAAGCACTGCCGCTGACGATGCCGACGCCGGTCGGTTTGGCCGGATAGGCGACGTAGGCCACGCTGAGGACGGCGTCGTTCCTGAACCGCTTCCACGCCGAGGTGTCGGACTCGTTGTTGGCGCGTATCTCAAGGGTCAGCCTGGAGAACTTGCCGGCGGCGAAATCCTGAACCGTCGGGGTGAGGTTCTCGTTGGGTTCCGCCGAGTTGTCGTTGAACTCGATCGGGGCGTTCGGAGAGTCGGGGTCGCACAATGAACCGCGGCCGGCCGACACATCCCGGTCGACCATCCAGTCCAGTTCCGCGGGCCGGCTGGACCAGGTGGTGGACGACGAGATGTTGTTGGTACGGACGAGGTCGACCAGTCGGGAGTCGCACTGGAACGCCCACGGTTCCGTCACCACGAAGGTCGCGTCGAGAACCCGCTTGCCCTTGAGATCGTCGGGGGCGAACTCGAAATAGAGTCGCTGCACATAGCCCGGCCCGCAGTAATAGCCGTTCCACGTACCGCACTTACCGGCCCCCTGGCCGTTGTTGTCCGAGCCGTTGCCCCATCCGTAGGACTCATAGCCATCGGAGCGAAGGAGCGTGCGCTCCGACTCGTCCCACGTGACGACGGGGTCAATGAACAGGGGGTATGCGTCAGGCCCCGTGCCGGTCAACATGTCCCCGTCCGGGACGACGGAGAGCGTGTCCTCGGTGACCTTGACATCCATGCGGGAGACATTGTCGCCCTGGGCGGGCTCCAGCCCCTTGCCGGAGGCACCCTGTTCGAAAGGATCGCCAGGCTCGGGCTGCGCGGCATCGCCGGTGACGACGGTCCGCTCAGCCGTCCGAGGCGACGGGCTGTCGGACTTTGTACCGGACGGGACATCGGCAGTCTTGCCTGCCGAGTCCCACATGCGGGCGGGCGGCGAACGGAAAACGGCGTTTCCGTTGTCATCAACGGCGGAAAGGTTGCCGGCCGCGCCCCTACGGACGGTAAGGCCGTCTGTCTTCAGGTCGAAACTGAGTTCCTTGAGCGCCGGGTTCGTGGCAGCCTCAGGAGTCTTGACAACGAAGACCTGCCGGAAGCTCTCGACAGTCGCGGTCAGTCTCAGGTCGACGTTCGGCAGGACGTCGCGGTAGAGCGCGTCCGTTCCGTCGAGTTCAGGCTTCGGAAGGTTTCCCTTCCAGTCCAACTCCAGGGAATGCCCTCGGTCGGAGATCTTGACCAGAGGATCGTCTCCGGAGCCGTCAGCGAAGGACATCTCCGCGGACGCCGCCTTGGGGCCGATCGTTCCGTCGGCGCGGCGTTCCAGGGTGGCGTCCGGAGCCTGCCAGCCGCCTCCGGGCTTGGCTACGCGCACCGGAACCGAGTGCTGCTCCAGAGTGAAGGAGAATCCGTCGGGATTCGCGAACACACTGGTGCGTTCCTCGCGTTCTCCCTGGACCTCGACTCGCTGTCCGGATGCCTTCGCCTCATCGAGCGCTTGATGTGCTTCATCAGACGCGGGTGTGTCCACGGCCGGTGCGGCTGCCTGCCCCGTCGGAGCCGGGACCACCACACCCAACGCCATGACCGATAGAGCGACCACGGCGCTTCGGGCATGCCGAAGCGCCCACTGTCTCTTCACAAACCCCACCCCTGAAACACGTAAAGTTCACAGTCGGCGGTCACATAACCGCAGGGGGTGACACAGGGTCAAGCAATTCATTACCGCTTCCGGACGGACACCCTGTTCAGTCAAATCGGGCATACCCAGAGGTCCACGACAGACCGACAGTCACGCGTCGACCGAGATCGACTACGCAAGGTGACCACTCCGAGGTGACCGTCACCCTCGAGACGCAACTCTGGAACTTGCCCCTCCGGGCTCGCCCCGCAGGCGAGCGGCACCCGAGTGGCACCCCCTCGCAGGTGCGATACACAGGGTGACGACGAGCAAATGAGGCGCGGTGTGATGGACATCACCGCAACCCTGGCGTATTAGTGTCGCCCGGTTATGCCTTCTTGTCCGCCTTGGTCCACCAGGACTCCATGGCCGGCGCCGTCGTCAGCAGGACGCACACCGCTACTGGTAAGGGGGCGATGAGGCCGGCGTTGAAGCCCGACGGGATGGTGGGGAGCCCGCAAATGACCCAGGCGGCGAGCGTGGAGACGGCCGCCGCGGTCAGCATGCCGAGGAGGGCGACCCAGTGGGCGCCGAAGCGGGGCAGCAGGCACGGGGCCAGTCTGCAGCCCACGATGGTGCTGACGGAGCTGGGCGCGAAGGCGAGGCCCGCCATCACCGGCGGGTTGCCCGGGGCTTCCCGCGCATGGAACGCTTGAACCTTCACAACCCGCTTGCTCCCCTACAGGGGCCCGACTGGGCTGCTCGTGCTACTGCCCAGCAAACTGAGGCATGGGTGGCTACCTCCCTATGCGCAGTCCCTCACGTGCCAGGAAATCGAGGAAGCCGGTCGCCGCACATTGAACTTGCCCGTCCTCGTGATCCCAGAAGTCAACTTGATCGGCGCAGCGGCCTTCAACGACTGAGAACCCCCACCAGTCACCTGTTCCAACCGCGGCTATGGCGATAAAGTTACCGTTCCCGAACTCTGCCGCGTTCACCGTTGCCAAGTCATCCCTCTGATCAGCGCGAGCAACGACCGGCAGAAGGTCGACGAACAGGAACATTCCTCCACCGTAAGACTTCATGAACTCTTTGTATTCATCAGGAAGCCGCACGCGGAGCCCCTTCTCCACCTCCAAGATTTCGTCCTCGGAAGCCAGTCGGGATTCAAAGACGTCGAACACCTCCAGGCCGCCCGGGGCAGCCCGTTGTGCACGCGCCTCGGAGAAGTGGACCTCAAATTCTTCGAGCTTCACGATCTCGCCCACCCCATCCAGTCCAGTCGTCGAAGCAGCACTCTGACCTACGTGCCCCATCCTTGCTCTTGCGATCTGTACCACCAGTGCGATCGCGCATCCGGGGTGCGCATCGCCCCGGTCGCCCTTGATGCCCGGGTCAGGGCTTGTGGTCCGGCTTGGGCAGCCAGAGCGTCATCACCAGTGCCGTCGCGAGCAGGACGCACACCGCCACGCGGAAGGCGGTGGCGTAGCCGGCGGTGAGGGCTTCCGGGGTGGTGGAGCCCGCGGTGGCCCAGGCGGCGACGGTGGAGAGGGCCGCGAGGCCGAGGGCGCCGCCCATGGTGCGGGAGGTGTTGATGAGGCCCGAGGCGAGGCCGGCGTCGGCGGCGGGGACGTGGCCGGTGGCGAGGACGGCCAGCGGGGTGGTGCCGAGGCCCATGCCGAACATGATGAGGATGCCGGGCAGCAGGATCGCCGTGACGTACGTGCCGTCGACCGTCATCGTCGACTGCCACACGTAACCGGCCGCGGCGGTCAGCACGC contains the following coding sequences:
- a CDS encoding lamG domain protein jellyroll fold domain protein (identified by MetaGeneAnnotator; putative;~sequence version:1); translation: MALGVVVPAPTGQAAAPAVDTPASDEAHQALDEAKASGQRVEVQGEREERTSVFANPDGFSFTLEQHSVPVRVAKPGGGWQAPDATLERRADGTIGPKAASAEMSFADGSGDDPLVKISDRGHSLELDWKGNLPKPELDGTDALYRDVLPNVDLRLTATVESFRQVFVVKTPEAATNPALKELSFDLKTDGLTVRRGAAGNLSAVDDNGNAVFRSPPARMWDSAGKTADVPSGTKSDSPSPRTAERTVVTGDAAQPEPGDPFEQGASGKGLEPAQGDNVSRMDVKVTEDTLSVVPDGDMLTGTGPDAYPLFIDPVVTWDESERTLLRSDGYESYGWGNGSDNNGQGAGKCGTWNGYYCGPGYVQRLYFEFAPDDLKGKRVLDATFVVTEPWAFQCDSRLVDLVRTNNISSSTTWSSRPAELDWMVDRDVSAGRGSLCDPDSPNAPIEFNDNSAEPNENLTPTVQDFAAGKFSRLTLEIRANNESDTSAWKRFRNDAVLSVAYVAYPAKPTGVGIVSGSALVCSTNAAEPTTIDEVNPTLNSTPQTAAGGESGAKLRAGFRVEKQAADKTWSGSGVDGPSTGYKGDNAKTTITWSSALAEGPLYRYSSLTRAYRDDGVLSQSSAYADWCYFKVDPSAPKAPKITFDGPYVECPRDKPECPAAGAPGVSGGFTFGPGDAKDTNNKRYDYRLVPATGWISLPAGVLKTTVTPPASGTYTLEVKATDTLGRPGATASVDFRVATGADPVGRWRFDEASGAALDSAPTGGSADATPAGGAVRSGLGRRGVITHDVQGIPKASPETDKGLALPGDTGYAATSGPVLGTGSSYTVSAWVRLTDDSKNATALGQDPLMSGGWYSAFYLGYRAESKKWELRTSPKDASDGDISNQFVQSKRPAVLGAWTHLAAVYDSSAKLIKLYVNGEFQGSYTVPPSWMSSGRMQIGRVWWRGSYTDYWKGDIDEVAAWQRALVDGEIAEEAEVLLPGGMTGVELVADWSAEDLAAGATSVPDTSGYKRPLELKDGAAVSGEAMAFDGVKGGALAKGPVLDDSGSFTVSTQVEVRTADMLKKADGYTGQVVGERTSDGSSWGLWFKRTKSQRVIDPETLEEKEVVVGYWRFGRLGPDGDTLTSFVESDEEAVLGATVRLTGIYDARRHKIALRVGTAQNGDWTSYVAQAGTGEIAVGKGPAGTAYGNYLPADVSDVRVWVGAMNNENQIDAQIGS
- a CDS encoding transmembrane transporter (identified by MetaGeneAnnotator; putative;~sequence version:1); translation: MKVQAFHAREAPGNPPVMAGLAFAPSSVSTIVGCRLAPCLLPRFGAHWVALLGMLTAAAVSTLAAWVICGLPTIPSGFNAGLIAPLPVAVCVLLTTAPAMESWWTKADKKA
- a CDS encoding hypothetical protein (identified by MetaGeneAnnotator; putative;~sequence version:1) is translated as MGHVGQSAASTTGLDGVGEIVKLEEFEVHFSEARAQRAAPGGLEVFDVFESRLASEDEILEVEKGLRVRLPDEYKEFMKSYGGGMFLFVDLLPVVARADQRDDLATVNAAEFGNGNFIAIAAVGTGDWWGFSVVEGRCADQVDFWDHEDGQVQCAATGFLDFLAREGLRIGR